From Apium graveolens cultivar Ventura chromosome 9, ASM990537v1, whole genome shotgun sequence, the proteins below share one genomic window:
- the LOC141682470 gene encoding profilin-like, whose product MSWQTYVDDHLMCEIEGNAGQHLSSAAIMGHDGSIWALSSNFPQLKPDEITGIIKDFDEPGHLAPTGMHVEGVKYMVIQGEPNAVIRGKKGSGGITIKKTGQALVFGVYEEPVTPGQCNMIVERLGDYLVEQGL is encoded by the exons ATGTCGTGGCAAACATACGTAGACGATCATCTCATGTGCGAGATCGAAGGTAATGCTGGTCAGCATCTCTCTTCCGCTGCTATTATGGGCCACGATGGCAGCATTTGGGCTCTGAGCTCTAATTTTCCCCAG TTAAAACCTGATGAAATAACTGGTATTATCAAAGACTTTGACGAACCTGGCCACCTTGCTCCAACTGGAATGCACGTTGAAGGAGTgaagtacatggtcattcaagGAGAGCCTAACGCTGTGATTCGTGGCAAGAAG GGATCTGGAGGAATAACCATTAAGAAAACCGGACAAGCTCTGGTTTTCGGAGTCTACGAAGAACCTGTGACTCCGGGACAGTGTAACATGATTGTCGAGAGGCTGGGAGATTACCTTGTTGAGCAGGGCCTGTAG